The Colletotrichum destructivum chromosome 8, complete sequence genome includes the window GCTTAGGTGGCGGGGAAGgaaaaccccccccctcctccccttttcCTGTGAGCACTATTGCGACCTCGGCAGGACCAACTCAATCTTCTACAACAGAAAGAATGTGAACTGTGCGAGGATTCGTAGTTCAAATGGTTCAGCCTCAATAATCTGTCGTTTCTTACCATCTGCGTTCAATTCTCCCATGGTGCGAGCAGTTCTGTCTGTTTTGTCTCCAGTGCCACACACTGCACCCCGGAACCCACCATGAAAAGATGATGCGTGCAATATCACGGTTCTTATGGTACCAATCAAGTTCATAAAACATGCAAAAAGAGAAACCTCCGCCAACATTTTATAGAGTCAAGTGAACGCCTTTTCAGTGTACCAGCTTAGCTTTTCCCTCTGATTTTGAGTATTGCGGGTAGGGCCCCCGCATTCATCATGTGGACGACTCTGTACTGTGTTGAGGATTTCTGCTAGACTTTATCCTTATGTATCCATCTTTTTCGGTgcgagggagggaagaaCGTATTGCGGGAGCAGGGTGTGGAAGGGAAGGTCCCTTCTCCTGAAGCAGCGTCTCCTCCCTTCCCGGAGCAGGTGACGTCCAAGAGGTGTCATCGGAAtaggaagggggggggggggggggggagggggggctgaGATGTCATCATCGAAGCTCCAAGGGACTGAAACAGACCCTGCAGATGCTGAGGCTATCGTGACATGCAGGACAGTAAAAACCCCGCCAGTGAGATTCAGCCCAGTTTACAGCTACGGTCTACCAGCACATCATCTTTGACAAACTCTAATCAGTAGCTGTAGACGAGCTAGGAATTATATGCTGTTGCTTGTGTTGCTCTGTGTTACAAGAACGAACACGCAGCGTTTGTTAACGCCGACTGTCGTCACCTTTAAGCCGTGGCAGCCATTACAGACGTCCGGCAACGGCGTGCAACAAATGTGCCGTCAGCTCGGCAAACGCTCCGCCTCCAAACCCCAAGTCCGCCCGCACGCCCACACTACAACCTTAATCACAGTCTAGTTAGTGGACTTGATTTCCCTATATGACAGACTTAGCATTGCCTTAAGGAAAACCACTATTCCATAGTGCTACATAATCGTACCTCAAACTACAAGAGGCCGTCGTTGCAGTTTGGTTCCAAAAGTGTTAGGTCAGAGACAAACAGCCTATAGTCATCTCTAGAGAAGCTAAGCTAAATATGTTAATAGCCGCTTATTTAGAGAGGATTTTGCAGGCTATTTAGACAAATCTAGCTAACACAGGACTAACAGCCCTTAGGAAGCTAAAGAAGCAGCCTAATAATGCGTCGTTTGCTGCAACTATAGCGCTAATACAATACAATTTTACAAACTCTATTAAGGCTAGCTGTAGAGTAGAAGTAAGACCTTTCGACATGTCTTCGAGTTCCAGTGCTCAATGGATCCATGAAGCTGGTCCTAGTCAAACGGTCAAATCCGCTATTGGGGGACTTGGAAAACTGAAGATAACCAGCTCGGCTTTTGTTTCTATCTATGTGAATTATCAAAGGTTCATCCATCGTGCACCCTAACATGGACGCAGACATACCTGGGAAAGCTACGAGTTCTTAGATCGAGGTTCAACAAGTCCGAGACTCCGATGAAACTCTCGATCAAGACCCTCGGTAGAAACAAGCTTCGGCGGGCCCACGTGCCAAGCGAGATGAAAGAACCCTCATCTTGGGAGACGGCGCATTTCCTAGTGCGAAAGGCTTGTCGTCCGTTTGGACGAATGACTCGCTTTGGGTTAAGTGGCCCGAATCCACCCCCTGACGCCCCTCAGCGACAATTTTCTTTGAAAGCAAAGgctaaaaaaaaaaccccccgggaggaagaaaaagctTTAATGGGCCAACCTCAAGTCCTGACAAACAAGGTGCCTGGTCGATTTGAGGGTGTGGTGGATACACGTTGCtctggcgaggacgaggacccCGAGAGACCGTTACTCTACGGCTCTTCGTGCAACGGTTGCGATCCTGTTCGTTTGCTTGGCTTTGTTGCTTATTCCAAAAGTTTAATCTCATTCCCGGCTGGGCAAAACAAGCATTTGCGTCCAGGGCCGTGTAGCCCGAAGCGTGTCGGCAACGATGTCGTCTCAAGCACGAGAGACTCTTCATCACCGCGGTCGGTATCAAGATGACAGCTATCAACCAGAAGGGGATGATGGCGGTCACGACGTATCATCGTCTCGTCCTTCGACAACCACTGGTCTCCGCTCGTTCCTCCCGCCGCTCAACTTCATTACTCTTCACTACGCCTACTTCATCGGCACGACCCtcctcgcctcggccgtctttTACGCCTCATCGAACCCACACGGTAACATCGGCTATGTCGACTcgctcttcctcgtcatctccgcCATGACAGAAGCGGGGCTTAACACTGTCAACCTCAGCGAGATGACCGTGTGGCAGCAGGTTATGCTGTGGCTGCTCATCATTGTCGGGAGCTCCATCTGGGTCTCCATCTGGACGGTCCTGGCGAGGAAACACGTTTTCGAAAAGAGCCTCCGGGAGGCTGTCAagagcgagaaagagagaagagatcAGCACGATCAGTTGCCTATCttccacgacggcggcgctgcaTTGAGAGGCAAAGCGGAGGTGAGGGTGACCGGGGTGAGGGACACAGGGTGTTCGACCCAGGCTCGAACCATGGGCAACCACATCACCGTCGACACGTCAGAGAACCCCACCCGACACTcaacgtcctcatcgtcttcgagcATCAAACCTGCTCGTCCTTGGCTGTCGTTCTTCAGCTCTGCCAAGGAAGGGCGCAACTCCCAGTTCCACTCCCTCACGGCATCCGAACGCTCCCGTCTAGGCGGCTACGAATACCGCGCCCTCCGCCTGCTGTCCGTCGTCGTGCCGTTGTACTCGATCCTCTGGCAGGTTCTCGGCAGCCTTGCCCTCGGAGCATGGATCGCGAACAATATGCCCTCCGTCGCGACATCCAACGGCGCAAACCCCTGGTGGGccggcatcttcttcgccgtaTCGGCCTTCAACAACTCAGGCATGTCGCTTCTCGACGCCAACATGGTGCCCTTCCAGCAGGCGTACTTTGTGCTCATCACCATGGGCCTGCTGATCCTGGCGGGCAACACGGCGTACCCTCTGTTTCTCAGACTCATTTTCTGGTCTGCCTTGAGGGTGTTGCGGCTCGCTACCGCGGAAGAGGCATACGTGGAACTGAAGTGCACGTTGGAGTTTATCCTCAAGTACCCCCGACGGGTGTACACCAATCTGTTCCCATCGAGGCCAACATGGTGGCTGTGCTTCATGGTGGTCATGACGAATGGCATCGACTGGATGGCCTTTGAAGTTCTCAACATCGGCAACCCAGTTATCGAGGCAATCCCGGTTGGAGCAAGAGTGCTTGATGGTCTGTTCCAAGCCTTGGGTATGTAAACACCATGAGTACCATGTCTCCTGTCCATTTGCACTTTTTGATTAACCAATTCTAGCTGTTCGATCTGGTGGCTTCTATGTCATCCCGATCGCCTCCGCATACCCCGGGTTGCAGGTCTTATATGTCATTATGATGTACATTTCCGTCTACCCCGTCGTGATAACCATGCGCCACTCCAACGTTTACGAAGAACGTTCTCTAGGCATTtatgccgatgacgaggctCACCCTTCCAACACCTACCCCGCCGACGAAAGGAAGCACTCAAAGAGCACCGGGTTTCTCGCTCAGTTGTTAAGAGACAACCTCAGCTTCGCAGGCGTCGGCGCGGCTAAACCCAAGAGCAGCGCCGACAGGTTCGAGTCGCGCACGAGCTTCGTCAGCCAGCAGATCCGCGGGCAGCTCGCCCATGACCTGTGGCTCCTCACGCTTGCCGtgctcgtcatcgtcaccatcgaGACCTCGCACTTCCTCGCGGACCCGGTGCACTTTTCCGTCTTCAACGTCGTTTTCGAGGTGGTCTCCGGCTACGGGTGCGTCGGCATCTCCGTCGGGCTGCCCAAGGATGCCATGAGCTTTGCCGGAGGCTGGCAT containing:
- a CDS encoding uncharacterized protein (Putative cation transporter, potassium transporter Trk, fungi) — protein: MSSQARETLHHRGRYQDDSYQPEGDDGGHDVSSSRPSTTTGLRSFLPPLNFITLHYAYFIGTTLLASAVFYASSNPHGNIGYVDSLFLVISAMTEAGLNTVNLSEMTVWQQVMLWLLIIVGSSIWVSIWTVLARKHVFEKSLREAVKSEKERRDQHDQLPIFHDGGAALRGKAEVRVTGVRDTGCSTQARTMGNHITVDTSENPTRHSTSSSSSSIKPARPWLSFFSSAKEGRNSQFHSLTASERSRLGGYEYRALRLLSVVVPLYSILWQVLGSLALGAWIANNMPSVATSNGANPWWAGIFFAVSAFNNSGMSLLDANMVPFQQAYFVLITMGLLILAGNTAYPLFLRLIFWSALRVLRLATAEEAYVELKCTLEFILKYPRRVYTNLFPSRPTWWLCFMVVMTNGIDWMAFEVLNIGNPVIEAIPVGARVLDGLFQALAVRSGGFYVIPIASAYPGLQVLYVIMMYISVYPVVITMRHSNVYEERSLGIYADDEAHPSNTYPADERKHSKSTGFLAQLLRDNLSFAGVGAAKPKSSADRFESRTSFVSQQIRGQLAHDLWLLTLAVLVIVTIETSHFLADPVHFSVFNVVFEVVSGYGCVGISVGLPKDAMSFAGGWHAGSKLVLCLVMLRGRHRGLPVALDRAVRLPGQRLLEDEEEDWRLRQVRTGR